A stretch of the Campylobacter sp. 19-13652 genome encodes the following:
- a CDS encoding site-2 protease family protein, producing MEFINAITHKLTSLDIAEILVLIACLIVSIVGHEIAHGWVAYKFGDSTAKNLNRLSPNPLRHIDIFGTIIVPAAMYLAGGVVLGWAKPVPVRMQTVFNNGKYVGAIAVALAGIAYNLALAAAAFIAIKALIYSGSLSDSQSSQTLINSLFMLLKLNILLALFNLYPLPQLDGYKALAYVLDWAGASALTAKMMELERYGFIILIIIVMSPFSSSIFSPIYATIRYVSGLI from the coding sequence ATGGAGTTTATTAACGCTATTACACATAAGCTTACTTCACTTGATATAGCTGAAATTTTGGTGCTTATAGCCTGTCTTATCGTCTCTATCGTAGGACATGAGATAGCACACGGCTGGGTGGCTTATAAATTTGGTGATAGCACCGCTAAAAACCTAAACCGCCTAAGTCCAAATCCCCTGCGCCACATAGATATATTTGGCACCATCATAGTTCCAGCTGCTATGTATCTAGCTGGCGGAGTTGTGCTTGGCTGGGCAAAACCTGTGCCAGTAAGAATGCAAACTGTGTTTAATAACGGCAAATACGTGGGTGCAATAGCAGTCGCACTTGCTGGTATTGCTTATAATCTAGCTTTAGCAGCGGCTGCTTTTATTGCGATAAAAGCACTCATTTACTCAGGCAGTTTAAGTGATAGTCAAAGCTCGCAAACGCTGATAAATTCGCTATTTATGCTATTAAAGCTAAATATCTTACTGGCACTTTTTAATCTTTATCCCCTACCTCAGCTTGACGGATATAAAGCACTTGCTTACGTGCTAGATTGGGCTGGAGCAAGCGCACTAACTGCAAAAATGATGGAGCTTGAAAGGTACGGTTTTATTATTCTAATAATAATTGTCATGAGCCCATTTTCTAGCTCTATTTTTTCTCCAATTTATGCAACGATTAGGTATGTTAGTGGGCTTATTTAA
- the lepB gene encoding signal peptidase I: MIKFLSRLNKFSNSWTGTVIIVLFLIFFVAQAFVIPSGSMKNTLLIGDHLFVKKFSYGIPTPTIPFINKKILPDFFGNGHLIEGDKPQRGDIVVFLNVLNESEHYVKRLFGVGDDEIVFDGNAMYLRPHEGDEFISQNYKKEDIISLDGRLFVREPYKFSGIHYDKNVDMFSYMIYALNSGKLDMKPVMINSLEKRGELPFNAFYTKVKANEFYMIGDNRDHSNDSRFWGSVPYRNIIGKPWFIYLSWDDKYRIRWERIGRLVSTIENSDEFTQMAIKEEEVDGVY; encoded by the coding sequence ATGATAAAGTTTCTAAGCAGGCTTAATAAATTTAGCAATAGCTGGACTGGCACTGTAATAATCGTACTTTTTTTGATATTTTTTGTCGCTCAGGCCTTTGTCATACCTTCAGGCTCGATGAAAAACACACTTTTAATAGGCGATCATTTATTCGTTAAAAAATTTAGCTACGGCATACCCACACCAACCATACCTTTTATAAATAAAAAGATACTACCTGATTTTTTCGGCAACGGACACCTAATCGAAGGCGATAAGCCACAGCGCGGTGATATAGTGGTGTTTTTAAACGTGCTAAACGAGAGCGAGCACTACGTAAAAAGGCTCTTTGGAGTAGGGGATGATGAGATAGTATTTGATGGAAATGCCATGTATCTGCGCCCACACGAAGGCGATGAATTTATAAGCCAAAACTACAAAAAAGAGGATATTATTAGCCTTGATGGTAGGCTTTTTGTAAGGGAGCCGTATAAATTTAGTGGCATTCACTACGATAAAAACGTAGATATGTTTAGCTATATGATTTATGCGCTAAACTCAGGTAAGCTTGATATGAAGCCAGTAATGATAAACTCGCTAGAAAAAAGGGGAGAACTACCATTTAACGCCTTTTATACAAAGGTTAAGGCTAATGAGTTTTACATGATAGGGGATAATCGCGACCACTCAAACGATAGTAGATTTTGGGGGAGCGTGCCATACCGCAATATCATCGGTAAACCGTGGTTTATATACCTAAGCTGGGACGATAAATACCGCATAAGATGGGAACGCATAGGCAGGCTAGTAAGCACGATAGAAAATAGCGACGAATTTACCCAAATGGCGATAAAAGAAGAGGAAGTTGATGGAGTTTATTAA
- the folD gene encoding bifunctional methylenetetrahydrofolate dehydrogenase/methenyltetrahydrofolate cyclohydrolase FolD — MQILDGKATAKQARDEIAVEVASLKNSGKEVSLAVILVGNDPASATYVGAKEKACEAVGIRSVVHRLNENVSQSELLALINVLNLDAGIDGILVQLPLPKHIDEDVITQAIAAEKDVDGFGAASVGRLWSGLASFVPCTPLGVMYLLEKYSIELTGLNAVVLGRSNIVGKPMAALLLAANATVTIAHSHTKNLKQICQNADIIVVAIGRANFLSADMVKDGAIIIDVGINRLENGKLTGDVAYDEVAKKTSYITPVPGGVGPMTIAMLLKNTLAAAKARGKR; from the coding sequence ATGCAAATCTTAGACGGCAAGGCCACAGCAAAGCAAGCACGTGATGAAATAGCAGTAGAGGTAGCCAGCCTAAAAAATAGTGGCAAAGAGGTAAGCCTAGCTGTTATTTTAGTCGGCAACGACCCTGCAAGCGCAACCTACGTCGGTGCAAAAGAAAAGGCCTGCGAGGCAGTAGGGATACGCTCTGTGGTGCACCGCCTAAATGAAAACGTAAGCCAAAGCGAGCTTTTAGCCCTTATCAATGTATTAAACTTAGACGCTGGCATAGACGGCATACTCGTACAGCTACCACTACCAAAGCATATAGACGAGGACGTCATCACGCAGGCAATAGCAGCTGAAAAAGACGTAGATGGATTTGGCGCAGCTAGCGTGGGGCGACTTTGGAGCGGACTGGCTAGTTTTGTGCCTTGTACTCCGCTTGGGGTTATGTATTTACTTGAAAAATACAGCATAGAATTAACAGGGCTAAACGCTGTAGTGCTAGGGCGTAGCAACATAGTCGGAAAGCCTATGGCAGCGCTACTGTTGGCTGCAAATGCGACTGTTACCATAGCGCACTCTCACACAAAAAATTTAAAACAAATCTGCCAAAACGCCGACATAATAGTCGTAGCCATAGGGCGGGCTAATTTCTTAAGCGCAGACATGGTAAAAGATGGCGCAATAATCATCGACGTAGGCATAAACCGCCTAGAAAACGGCAAGCTAACTGGCGACGTGGCATATGATGAAGTGGCTAAAAAGACCAGCTATATCACGCCGGTTCCAGGTGGAGTGGGACCTATGACGATTGCTATGCTGCTTAAAAATACTCTAGCCGCAGCAAAAGCAAGAGGCAAGAGGTAG
- a CDS encoding c-type cytochrome, with amino-acid sequence MRLVLVFLLCFFVAAAVESSFITPAEYSKMLYFNPHGIGCNKCHGAEGKGSVIGVYYEFDKASGQNKKHEVVAPNIVGISLENFKQALANPKNFMPSYSLTNNEIAALYMYVNKLFKKVENDK; translated from the coding sequence ATGAGGCTGGTTTTAGTTTTTTTACTCTGTTTTTTTGTCGCAGCGGCTGTGGAGAGTAGCTTTATCACCCCAGCTGAATACTCCAAAATGCTCTATTTTAACCCACATGGCATAGGCTGTAATAAGTGCCACGGCGCAGAGGGAAAGGGTAGTGTGATAGGGGTGTATTATGAGTTTGACAAAGCTAGTGGGCAGAATAAAAAGCATGAGGTAGTAGCGCCAAATATAGTCGGCATTAGCCTTGAAAATTTTAAGCAAGCCCTAGCAAATCCTAAAAATTTTATGCCAAGCTACTCGCTTACAAATAACGAAATAGCAGCACTATACATGTATGTAAATAAACTTTTTAAAAAGGTAGAAAATGACAAATAA
- the hemL gene encoding glutamate-1-semialdehyde 2,1-aminomutase, which yields MTNKEAFKQAKDLIPGGVNSPVRAFGSVGSQPLFIDRGEGAYIYDIEGQRYLDFVQSWGPLLFGHADKDVLNAVIEQAKKGLSFGAPTLIESELASLVLERFKFLDMIRFVSSGTEATMSAIRVARGFSGKMGLIKFEGNYHGHSDSLLIKAGSGATTYGNASSAGVSQNAVADTYLARYNDIDSVRAIFEANADKIGAIIVEPIAGNMGLVPASAEFIRGLRALCDEFKAVLIFDEVMSGFRASEIGAIKYYDICPDMVVFGKVIGGGMAAAAFAARSEIMSVLSPLGAVYQAGTLSGNPVAMAAGVAMLKKIDANIGLYEGLQSLAERLMQGFKDAARAANVKIQTCVRGSMFGYFFTDKEVQNYDDALSSDTAMFARFHNAMLARGVYLAPSQFEAGFICASMSEYDIDFAISAARDAMAEVANG from the coding sequence ATGACAAATAAAGAGGCGTTTAAACAGGCAAAAGACTTAATCCCAGGCGGAGTAAACTCCCCAGTTAGAGCATTTGGCAGCGTCGGCTCACAGCCGCTTTTTATTGACCGGGGTGAGGGTGCATACATCTATGACATAGAGGGGCAGCGCTATCTTGATTTTGTACAAAGCTGGGGGCCGCTATTGTTTGGGCATGCTGATAAAGATGTGCTAAATGCTGTCATAGAGCAGGCTAAAAAGGGGCTTAGTTTTGGTGCGCCAACGCTTATTGAGAGCGAGCTAGCCAGCCTTGTGCTTGAGCGGTTTAAATTCCTAGATATGATACGCTTTGTAAGTAGCGGCACGGAGGCGACTATGAGTGCTATTCGTGTGGCTCGTGGCTTTAGCGGTAAAATGGGGCTTATTAAATTTGAAGGTAACTACCACGGACACTCAGACTCGCTTTTAATAAAAGCAGGAAGTGGGGCTACGACATACGGCAACGCCTCAAGCGCAGGTGTAAGCCAAAATGCAGTCGCTGACACGTATTTAGCGCGCTATAATGACATAGATAGTGTTAGGGCTATATTTGAAGCAAATGCGGATAAAATAGGCGCCATCATCGTCGAGCCAATAGCTGGAAATATGGGGCTAGTGCCAGCAAGCGCTGAGTTTATTAGAGGGCTTCGTGCGCTTTGTGATGAATTTAAAGCAGTGCTTATATTTGATGAGGTGATGAGTGGCTTTAGGGCTAGCGAAATAGGAGCGATAAAATACTACGACATCTGCCCTGATATGGTTGTTTTTGGCAAGGTTATAGGCGGAGGCATGGCTGCGGCTGCATTTGCGGCTAGGTCTGAGATAATGAGCGTGCTTAGCCCACTTGGGGCAGTCTATCAAGCAGGCACGCTTAGCGGCAATCCAGTGGCTATGGCAGCTGGCGTGGCTATGCTTAAAAAAATTGACGCTAATATCGGACTTTACGAGGGATTGCAATCTCTTGCAGAGCGCTTGATGCAGGGCTTTAAGGACGCCGCAAGAGCCGCAAATGTAAAAATTCAAACCTGCGTGCGTGGGTCGATGTTTGGATATTTTTTCACGGATAAAGAGGTGCAAAACTACGATGACGCACTAAGCTCTGATACAGCGATGTTTGCACGGTTTCATAACGCTATGCTAGCACGCGGAGTGTATCTAGCACCTAGTCAGTTTGAGGCTGGGTTTATATGTGCTAGTATGAGTGAATATGATATAGATTTTGCTATTAGTGCGGCACGAGACGCTATGGCTGAGGTGGCAAATGGCTAG
- a CDS encoding AtpZ/AtpI family protein has protein sequence MARLNSIATGLGKLSLGISIVVAIAIGVGLGLWLRDITGLDWTLYVGLFFGVAAAVLNVYKAYLQAKNELDELKDRYKFDKSSKTDDDEEWEERV, from the coding sequence ATGGCTAGGCTAAACTCCATAGCCACGGGGCTTGGCAAGCTAAGCCTTGGCATTAGCATAGTTGTGGCGATTGCAATAGGCGTGGGGCTTGGCTTGTGGCTTAGAGATATTACAGGGCTAGACTGGACGCTTTATGTGGGGCTATTTTTTGGCGTAGCAGCTGCGGTATTAAATGTCTATAAGGCCTATTTGCAGGCTAAAAATGAGCTTGATGAGCTTAAAGATAGGTATAAATTTGATAAATCTAGCAAAACAGATGATGATGAGGAGTGGGAGGAGCGCGTGTGA
- a CDS encoding MFS transporter, translating to MASLGRTVRTMGALFFGMALMFLGNGLLVSSASIQLKQLGFAELAIGVVNASYFFGAILSTIFAHRIVSRVGHIRSFGIFTILFGISAMYHSMTGSIFVWALLRFVVGFCYYALTMIIESWLNERTPNYLRSRVLAVYEVVFYLSFGFGVLLMSAQLENMQIFIIAASFIMVSSIPLNLIRIRQPKIPQRQALSLPKVFSVVPLALACACVGGVVINGFFSMGGAFALSLGLSLKLAPVFMFVAMVGGFCGHFFIAPLSDKFGRRLAIITVCVVSLIASACFMIFSLDMVAIFVAGFFLGSGAFCLYALALARANDVLNDRSKSLEVGRALLFSYLAGSLASPVLLGTAMQLDGARGFMGIYVLLLALLLLFALTQKSVPQEKRQPWQPHTIRTTAIDELSSKTQNG from the coding sequence ATGGCTAGCTTGGGGCGGACTGTAAGGACTATGGGGGCATTATTTTTTGGCATGGCGCTTATGTTTTTGGGAAATGGGCTTTTAGTAAGCAGTGCTAGCATTCAGCTAAAGCAGCTTGGGTTTGCTGAGCTGGCTATAGGCGTGGTAAATGCGTCTTATTTTTTTGGGGCGATTTTAAGCACGATTTTTGCCCATCGCATAGTCTCACGTGTGGGACATATCCGCAGCTTTGGGATTTTTACCATACTTTTTGGCATTAGTGCAATGTATCACTCCATGACTGGCTCGATTTTTGTGTGGGCTTTGCTTAGGTTTGTGGTGGGATTTTGCTATTACGCTCTTACTATGATTATTGAAAGCTGGCTAAATGAGCGCACCCCAAACTACCTACGCTCGCGCGTGCTTGCGGTGTATGAGGTGGTTTTTTACCTAAGTTTTGGGTTTGGCGTGCTTTTAATGAGCGCACAGCTTGAAAATATGCAGATTTTTATAATCGCCGCAAGCTTTATAATGGTTTCATCAATCCCTTTAAATTTAATCCGCATTCGCCAGCCTAAAATCCCACAAAGGCAAGCGCTTAGCCTTCCAAAAGTCTTTAGCGTCGTCCCACTAGCTCTAGCTTGCGCATGTGTGGGCGGAGTGGTGATAAATGGCTTTTTTTCCATGGGTGGGGCGTTTGCCCTGTCTTTGGGGCTTAGCTTAAAGCTTGCACCTGTTTTTATGTTTGTAGCTATGGTGGGTGGCTTTTGTGGGCATTTTTTCATAGCGCCCCTAAGCGATAAATTTGGCAGGAGGCTTGCTATTATTACAGTCTGCGTTGTTTCGCTTATCGCTTCTGCTTGTTTTATGATTTTTAGCCTTGATATGGTGGCTATTTTTGTGGCTGGATTTTTTTTGGGCAGCGGGGCATTTTGTCTTTATGCGCTCGCACTTGCTAGGGCAAATGATGTCTTAAATGACCGCTCAAAAAGCCTAGAAGTAGGGCGTGCCTTGCTTTTTAGCTATCTTGCTGGTTCGCTCGCTTCGCCTGTGCTTTTAGGTACTGCTATGCAGCTTGATGGGGCTAGGGGGTTTATGGGGATTTATGTGCTTTTGCTTGCACTTTTACTGCTTTTTGCTCTCACTCAAAAAAGCGTGCCACAAGAAAAGCGTCAGCCATGGCAGCCTCATACCATACGCACCACCGCCATTGATGAGCTAAGTAGCAAAACTCAAAACGGATAA
- a CDS encoding flagellar hook-length control protein FliK: MAIINNSTSISQPLSTPTSPQPRLATEGAKSGLIQNQPQSQNAPLANEGREALAGVERLMAKVLNELNQNSKDSSSVALNLKQTGVANGVMKGINELIGELEKEADPTLKELGIKLKEFLKPIANISASNLASSIKDSGVGFEAKLANALNPHVLPPAINRLFSQIKNLSNQEILAQILNLAKADDSEAEAFKKLNNILKNAASNAEAKLSSSPISRALSLPNKLDSMAKFLSQKEPLNQSPDALKREALWIGKTLENVLSQAKGLEGTKQANSQSFLANKRELEASIKEAKEVLDGLLKIGSKSEFVSEFSNLSEPLSEQGSLQDRLKSIARRLSGMLESVDSEASRAKRDLAEIRGVMKHQKAASEAAINIKAQDGSELARSIENDIKSTILSANSELKQSPNEALKSAVARTLAGIEANQILSVVSGELSSYLPYSWDDLDGARVAFKRGKKEKFHAQVELNFKAFGGISALISLSDKKHIDISAATERDDFAKLIRSHKDSLRDALKSGGLLLGQLSIRVAPKKSMSDEFKAFGGFELGLNKRA, from the coding sequence GTGGCAATTATAAATAATAGCACTTCAATATCTCAGCCGCTTTCTACCCCCACTAGCCCTCAGCCTCGTCTTGCTACTGAAGGCGCTAAAAGTGGACTAATCCAAAACCAGCCACAAAGCCAAAATGCCCCCTTAGCAAACGAGGGCAGGGAGGCTTTAGCTGGAGTTGAGAGGCTTATGGCAAAGGTGCTAAATGAGCTAAATCAAAACTCTAAAGACAGCTCTAGCGTGGCTTTAAATTTAAAGCAAACTGGCGTTGCAAATGGCGTAATGAAAGGCATTAATGAGCTTATAGGCGAACTTGAAAAGGAGGCAGATCCTACTCTAAAGGAGCTAGGGATAAAGCTTAAAGAGTTTTTAAAACCAATAGCAAATATTAGTGCGTCAAATTTAGCCAGCAGTATAAAAGACTCTGGTGTTGGCTTTGAGGCAAAGCTTGCAAATGCGCTAAATCCGCATGTCTTGCCCCCAGCTATAAATAGGCTTTTTTCGCAGATAAAAAATCTCTCAAACCAAGAAATCCTTGCTCAAATTTTAAATTTAGCCAAAGCAGATGATAGCGAGGCAGAGGCTTTTAAAAAGCTAAATAACATCCTTAAAAACGCCGCCTCAAATGCTGAGGCAAAACTCTCATCATCGCCCATATCTAGGGCTTTGAGCCTGCCTAATAAGCTAGATAGCATGGCTAAGTTTTTAAGCCAAAAAGAGCCGTTAAATCAAAGTCCAGATGCTTTAAAGCGTGAAGCTTTATGGATAGGCAAGACTTTAGAAAATGTGCTTAGTCAAGCAAAGGGGCTTGAGGGGACAAAGCAGGCAAATTCGCAGAGCTTTTTGGCGAATAAAAGGGAGCTTGAGGCAAGCATAAAAGAGGCAAAAGAGGTGCTTGATGGGCTTTTAAAAATAGGCTCAAAATCGGAGTTTGTAAGCGAATTTTCAAATCTTAGCGAGCCGTTAAGTGAGCAAGGAAGCTTGCAAGATAGACTAAAATCAATCGCAAGGCGACTAAGTGGAATGCTTGAGAGTGTTGATAGCGAAGCAAGCAGGGCAAAGCGTGACCTAGCCGAGATAAGAGGCGTGATGAAGCACCAAAAAGCTGCTAGCGAGGCCGCTATAAATATAAAAGCTCAAGATGGCTCTGAGCTAGCGCGAAGCATAGAAAATGACATAAAATCCACGATTCTATCGGCAAATTCTGAACTAAAGCAAAGCCCAAATGAGGCGCTAAAATCAGCCGTAGCGCGTACTTTGGCCGGCATAGAGGCGAATCAAATTTTATCCGTCGTAAGTGGCGAACTAAGTAGCTATTTGCCATATTCTTGGGATGACTTAGACGGCGCTAGGGTGGCGTTTAAGCGTGGAAAAAAGGAGAAATTTCACGCACAGGTTGAGCTTAATTTTAAGGCGTTTGGTGGCATCAGTGCACTTATAAGTTTAAGCGATAAAAAGCACATCGATATTAGCGCAGCGACTGAGAGAGATGATTTTGCAAAGCTGATACGCTCGCATAAGGATTCTTTAAGAGATGCGTTAAAGAGTGGGGGGCTGCTTTTGGGGCAACTTAGTATACGTGTTGCGCCTAAAAAAAGCATGAGTGATGAATTTAAGGCATTTGGCGGCTTTGAGCTAGGGCTTAATAAAAGGGCGTAA
- a CDS encoding EscU/YscU/HrcU family type III secretion system export apparatus switch protein codes for MAKIGRKKAVALGFKQGRDNAPKVLASGEECTAERIIDLAQKNGIPVREDADLVEVLSKVEINDEIPPNLYKAVAEVFSFLYSITKK; via the coding sequence ATGGCAAAGATTGGGCGTAAAAAGGCGGTTGCGCTAGGCTTTAAACAAGGCAGGGATAATGCGCCAAAGGTGCTAGCAAGTGGCGAGGAGTGTACCGCCGAGCGCATAATTGATTTAGCGCAAAAAAACGGCATACCAGTGCGCGAAGATGCCGATTTGGTCGAGGTTTTAAGTAAGGTCGAGATAAATGATGAAATTCCGCCAAATTTATATAAAGCCGTAGCCGAGGTATTTAGTTTTTTATATTCGATTACGAAAAAATAG
- the rpoD gene encoding RNA polymerase sigma factor RpoD produces MSSSKEIFSQIEELFSENAKGFVTFEKLIKLFDKAPTATVVKKIESLAQEHKVKLLSAAEVAKQQHLADAKRAREAAAKNVDANLEDEFDLANENDFLEWSRSDSPVRMYLREMGQIALLSKDEEVEISKKIELGEDIIIDAFCSVPFLIDFILEYKEPLINRERRVKELFKSFEDDGDSDDEEIDEDEDSDDEDNSPKKSAKNDKRAEKVIESFKALEKAKKEWLKTINKQTEIDEGDTLSNLTLAFKKKILKDKLMDLGPTSKLINEIVKSMETALKSDDEFDRELKRLEYRLPMFSDELKKNHKGILKDILKLSKEEIAARVPEATMVSTYVEIKKLFATKEASKQGFDLDPVKLKEVLEQIKRGKKISDEAKTRMAKSNLRLVVSIAKRYTNRGLPFLDLIQEGNIGLMKAVDKFEYRKGYKFSTYATWWIRQAISRAIADQARTIRIPIHMIETINRINKINRKYLQEEGKEPDVSVIAKEVGLSVDKVKQVIKITKEPISLEAPIGNEDDGKFGDFVEDKSQLSPMEQILKGDLREQIDEVLEQLNERERAVISMRFGLLDDESDRTLEEIGKALNVTRERVRQIESSAIKKLKHPKVGRKLKNYIES; encoded by the coding sequence ATGTCATCAAGTAAAGAGATATTTAGCCAAATAGAGGAGCTTTTTAGTGAAAATGCAAAAGGCTTTGTAACCTTTGAAAAGCTCATCAAGCTATTTGATAAAGCTCCAACAGCGACAGTCGTTAAAAAAATAGAATCTCTAGCACAGGAGCATAAAGTAAAACTCCTAAGTGCAGCCGAAGTAGCAAAGCAGCAGCACTTAGCAGACGCTAAACGCGCACGAGAAGCAGCCGCAAAAAATGTAGACGCAAACCTAGAGGATGAGTTTGATCTAGCAAATGAAAACGACTTTTTAGAGTGGTCACGCTCTGATAGCCCTGTGCGTATGTACCTGCGTGAAATGGGACAAATCGCCCTACTTAGCAAGGACGAAGAGGTCGAGATAAGCAAAAAAATCGAGCTAGGCGAGGACATCATCATAGACGCATTTTGCTCCGTGCCTTTTCTTATCGATTTTATCCTTGAATATAAAGAGCCGCTAATAAACCGCGAACGCCGAGTAAAGGAGCTTTTTAAAAGCTTTGAAGATGACGGCGATAGCGATGATGAGGAGATAGACGAGGACGAGGATAGCGATGATGAGGATAACTCGCCTAAAAAAAGTGCTAAAAACGACAAGCGCGCCGAGAAAGTCATCGAGAGCTTTAAAGCCCTAGAAAAGGCCAAAAAAGAGTGGCTAAAGACGATAAATAAACAAACAGAAATAGACGAGGGCGATACTTTATCAAATTTAACCCTAGCCTTTAAGAAAAAAATCCTAAAAGACAAGCTAATGGATCTAGGACCAACGAGCAAGCTAATAAACGAGATAGTAAAGTCTATGGAGACGGCGCTTAAGAGCGATGATGAGTTTGATAGGGAGCTTAAAAGGCTGGAGTATCGCCTACCGATGTTTAGCGACGAGCTAAAGAAAAATCACAAGGGAATTTTAAAAGATATATTAAAGCTAAGCAAAGAAGAGATCGCCGCACGTGTGCCAGAAGCGACGATGGTAAGCACCTATGTCGAGATCAAAAAGCTCTTTGCCACAAAAGAGGCGAGCAAGCAGGGCTTTGACCTAGATCCAGTTAAGCTTAAAGAAGTCTTAGAGCAGATAAAGCGTGGCAAGAAAATCAGCGACGAAGCCAAAACCAGAATGGCAAAATCAAATCTCCGCCTAGTCGTCTCAATCGCCAAACGCTACACCAACCGCGGACTGCCGTTTTTAGACCTAATCCAAGAGGGCAACATAGGGCTAATGAAGGCGGTGGATAAATTTGAATACCGCAAGGGGTATAAATTCTCCACCTACGCCACGTGGTGGATACGCCAGGCCATAAGCCGTGCCATCGCCGACCAAGCCCGCACCATACGCATACCTATACATATGATAGAGACGATAAACCGCATAAATAAAATCAACCGCAAGTACCTACAAGAAGAGGGCAAAGAGCCCGATGTGAGCGTGATCGCAAAAGAAGTAGGGCTAAGCGTGGATAAGGTCAAGCAGGTGATAAAAATCACAAAAGAGCCAATCAGCCTAGAAGCCCCGATTGGCAATGAAGACGACGGCAAATTTGGCGATTTTGTCGAAGATAAAAGCCAGCTAAGCCCTATGGAGCAAATTCTAAAGGGCGATTTAAGGGAGCAGATCGATGAAGTACTAGAACAGCTAAACGAGCGTGAAAGAGCTGTGATTTCTATGAGATTTGGCCTGCTTGATGATGAGAGCGACCGCACCCTAGAAGAGATAGGCAAGGCCCTAAACGTAACTCGCGAGCGCGTGCGTCAAATCGAAAGCTCTGCGATAAAAAAACTAAAACACCCAAAAGTAGGTAGAAAGCTGAAAAATTATATAGAGAGTTAA
- a CDS encoding flagellar hook-basal body protein → MQNGYYQATGAMVTQFNRLDTISNNLANVNTYGYKRKDVVVGDFERIFKDSEDELPLKNHTKDAAKFLNRTLDRVPVISESYTDFSAAGMKYTSNPLDFAIKQDDAFFAVQTESGVMLSKNGAFSLDAEGYIINKEGYRILGENNQPIALDTDAQISVDKSGYIYEDGEVANKFNILSVQDVRDLNKIGDNLYSPNARADVRAGDDEADLLVQGYVQMSNVNPVTEMVALIETNRLVEMYQRVMNSQMNDINQDAITKLGAVKQ, encoded by the coding sequence ATGCAAAACGGATATTATCAGGCAACTGGCGCTATGGTTACGCAGTTTAACCGCCTAGATACCATAAGTAATAATCTAGCAAATGTAAATACCTACGGTTATAAAAGAAAAGACGTCGTGGTTGGGGATTTTGAGCGAATTTTTAAAGATAGCGAGGACGAACTACCACTAAAAAATCATACAAAAGATGCGGCTAAGTTTTTAAACCGTACTCTTGATAGAGTGCCAGTTATCAGCGAAAGCTATACGGATTTTAGCGCAGCTGGCATGAAGTACACCTCAAATCCGCTTGATTTTGCCATTAAGCAAGATGACGCATTTTTTGCTGTGCAGACTGAAAGTGGGGTAATGCTGAGTAAAAATGGGGCCTTTAGCCTTGATGCTGAGGGGTATATCATAAACAAAGAAGGCTACCGCATACTAGGTGAAAACAACCAGCCCATCGCACTAGATACGGATGCACAAATTTCAGTCGATAAGAGCGGCTATATTTATGAAGATGGCGAAGTGGCGAATAAATTTAATATCCTAAGCGTGCAAGATGTAAGAGATTTAAACAAAATAGGCGATAATCTCTACTCGCCAAATGCACGCGCTGATGTAAGGGCTGGCGACGATGAGGCAGATTTGCTAGTGCAAGGGTATGTTCAGATGAGTAATGTAAATCCAGTAACTGAAATGGTGGCGCTCATAGAGACAAACCGCCTAGTAGAGATGTATCAGCGTGTGATGAATTCGCAGATGAATGACATAAATCAAGACGCCATAACAAAGCTAGGCGCAGTTAAGCAATAA